A window from Betta splendens chromosome 1, fBetSpl5.4, whole genome shotgun sequence encodes these proteins:
- the LOC114870069 gene encoding extracellular serine/threonine protein kinase FAM20C-like — MRWRMCRRSRTICLSLAFTTISLHLLLVLLSLSTFHQSCEAPPPRTHVLRELAPLNLTSAGGGGRAGRAGRRSSTEGANGVAWTAAASLSAAGGAGRVEAGSAKLEALFDHPLYTMSNSAVPEEDWLLKVKPKLRSSEKSSQRWVSASREGYEDVQWNSSSDSQPPWLRFHLGISRWQLYPHRDPNMAALSQQLATQRVVSAVQKSGGTQLKLVMSFPNYGQALVKPMKQERDEETSYNLYYFSDFERHNAEIAAFHLDRILGYRRIPPVVGRLVDVVKEIKDITTDRKLARTFFTSPVGNVCFYGQCSYYCSTEHAVCGRPRKLEASAAVMLPDLSLVTRRTWRSPWRRSYSRSKLAKSVLHTSTAQKHNTLLYENTHA; from the exons ATGAGGTGGCGTATGTGCCGTCGCTCCAGGACAATCTGTCTGTCCTTGGCCTTCACCACCAtttccctccacctcctgctggtgctcctctctctctctaccttccACCAGAGCTGTGAGGCGCCGCCGCCCAGGACGCACGTGCTGCGAGAGCTGGCGCCGCTCAACCTCACCtccgcggggggcggggggcgcgCCGGGCGCGCCGGGCGACGCTCTTCCACCGAAGGTGCCAACGGCGTCGCGTGGACGGcggctgcctcgctcagcgcgGCAGGTGGCGCGGGCCGCGTGGAGGCTGGCTCGGCCAAGCTGGAGGCGCTGTTTGACCATCCTCTCTACACCATGTCCAACAGCGCTGTCCCTGAGGAGGACTGGCTGCTCAAAGTCAAACCCAAGCTCAGGTCCAGTGAGAAAAGCTCCCAGAGGTG ggtgAGCGCGAGCCGTGAGGGTTATGAGGACGTGCAgtggaacagcagcagcgacagccaGCCTCCCTGGCTGCGCTTCCACCTGGGCATCTCCCGCTGGCAGCTCTACCCCCACCGCGACCCCAACATGGCGGCTCTGAGCCAGCAGCTCGCCACGCAGCGCGTCGTCAGTGCAG TGCAGAAGTCTGGGGGGACGCAGCTGAAGCTGGTGATGTCATTTCCCAACTATGGACAAGCGCTGGTGAAACCCATGAA GCaggagagagacgaggagaCCAGCTACAACCTCTACTACTTCTCTGACTTTGAGAGGCACAACGCAGAAATCGCAGCTTTTCACCTGGACAG GATTCTGGGCTACAGGAGGATCCCCCCTGTGGTGGGGAGGCTGGTGGACGTGGTCAAAGAGATCAAGGACATTACTACCGATCGCAAGCTGGCCCGAACCTTCTTCACCTCCCCTG TGGGCAACGTGTGCTTCTACGGCCAGTGCTCCTACTACTGCTCCACGGAGCACGCGGTGTGCGGCCGCCCCCGGAAGCTGGAGGCCTCGGCGGCCGTCATGCTGCCCGACCTCTCCCTGGTGACGCGCAGGACGTGGAGGTCCCCGTGGAGACGCTCGTACAGCCGCAGCAAGCTGGCAAAGTCTGTACTTCACACCAGCACAGCCCAAAAGCACAACACGCTtctgtatgaaaacacacatgccTGA